Proteins encoded within one genomic window of Kibdelosporangium phytohabitans:
- a CDS encoding LacI family DNA-binding transcriptional regulator, translating into MTERRQAVTLRQVAAQAGVSRQTVSNVLNAPERVEETTLRKVQAAIESLGYQPNRTARSLATRQAGLIGYCLARHPGRSLFMDPFLHTLTEAIERTGRRMLVFTAPDGANGLATYADLIAQRAVDGFILSDTVGDDPRHAWLAGRGIPFASFGRTWPAQGEQPGPWVDVDGAGACAEMVGRLHAAGHDQIAFVGWCDPVPMGAAHDRRRGWQEECRRLGLSEQSACADSDSMQAAARATAVLLDEANPPTAIVAASDLLAVGVLTEVRRRKLRPGHDIWVTGFDDSVLAGSVDGGLTTVSQPTAGITSALVRLLDTGAERSGGVLLRGRIVARGSAPID; encoded by the coding sequence GTGACGGAACGCAGACAGGCTGTGACACTCCGCCAGGTGGCGGCGCAGGCCGGGGTGTCACGGCAGACCGTGTCCAACGTCCTCAACGCACCCGAACGCGTCGAGGAAACCACCCTGCGCAAGGTCCAGGCCGCGATCGAATCACTGGGCTACCAACCGAACCGCACGGCGCGCAGCCTCGCCACCCGCCAGGCCGGGCTGATCGGCTACTGCCTGGCCCGCCACCCCGGCCGCAGCCTGTTCATGGACCCGTTCCTGCACACCCTCACCGAGGCCATCGAGCGCACCGGGCGGCGGATGCTGGTGTTCACCGCGCCGGACGGTGCCAACGGCCTTGCCACGTACGCGGATCTGATCGCCCAGCGGGCCGTCGACGGTTTCATCCTGTCGGACACCGTCGGCGACGACCCCCGGCACGCCTGGCTGGCCGGGCGCGGCATCCCGTTCGCGTCGTTCGGCCGAACCTGGCCCGCACAAGGCGAGCAGCCCGGTCCGTGGGTCGATGTGGACGGCGCGGGCGCATGTGCGGAGATGGTCGGCAGATTGCACGCCGCCGGGCACGACCAGATCGCGTTCGTCGGCTGGTGCGACCCGGTGCCGATGGGCGCGGCGCACGACCGGCGCCGGGGCTGGCAGGAGGAATGCCGACGCCTGGGTCTCTCGGAGCAGTCCGCGTGTGCCGATTCGGACAGCATGCAGGCAGCAGCACGAGCCACCGCCGTCCTGTTGGACGAGGCGAACCCGCCGACCGCGATCGTCGCGGCGAGCGACCTGCTCGCGGTCGGGGTGCTGACCGAGGTGCGCCGCAGGAAACTGCGCCCAGGGCACGACATCTGGGTCACCGGGTTCGACGACTCCGTGCTGGCCGGTTCGGTGGACGGCGGACTGACCACGGTCAGCCAGCCGACCGCCGGGATCACGTCGGCTCTGGTGCGCCTGCTGGACACCGGGGCGGAGCGTTCCGGCGGCGTGCTGCTGCGCGGGCGGATCGTGGCGCGGGGCAGCGCGCCCATTGATTGA
- a CDS encoding ABC transporter substrate-binding protein — protein sequence MAHKTTLRLTALVSAVLLLTACGSEGSGGSGATGGGGGGAAPALEGRGEITLATGKDTSNNMQKLAEEWNAGHPNEKVRLVELPDSADGQRQQMIQNAQVKSDAYTVLNMDVVWTAEFAANRWVVELPRDQFDLNNFLKPAVATAEYRDKLYAVPVYSDAGLLYYRKDLLEKAGVQPPKTWDELTSACQKVKALPEGANIGCYGGQFDKYEGLTVNFDEAVNSAGGSIVDESGKPTVDTPQAKAGLDKLVNGFAGGQIPQKAITFKEEDGRRAFQAGELLFMRQWPYQWALASKTDGSSQVAGKFDVAPLPGDGSGPGVSSLGGHNFAISAFAKNKATALDFIKFFTSEAAERSNLLATSQAPTRANLYDDADLNKQFPYLKTLKESILSAKPRPKAVRYGDVTSAIQEAAYAALTKTKDSGTALKELQAKLQDLLK from the coding sequence ATGGCACACAAGACCACGCTGCGCTTGACGGCGCTGGTGAGCGCGGTGTTGCTGCTCACCGCGTGCGGTAGCGAAGGATCCGGCGGGTCAGGAGCGACAGGTGGTGGCGGGGGTGGCGCGGCGCCCGCGCTCGAGGGACGCGGCGAGATCACCTTGGCCACCGGCAAGGACACGTCCAATAACATGCAGAAGCTGGCCGAGGAGTGGAACGCGGGCCACCCCAACGAGAAGGTCCGGCTGGTCGAACTGCCGGACTCGGCCGACGGCCAGCGCCAGCAGATGATCCAGAACGCGCAGGTGAAATCCGACGCGTACACCGTGCTGAACATGGACGTGGTGTGGACCGCGGAGTTCGCGGCCAACCGGTGGGTGGTGGAGCTCCCCCGTGACCAGTTCGACCTGAACAACTTCCTCAAACCGGCCGTGGCGACCGCGGAGTACCGCGACAAGCTCTACGCCGTGCCGGTCTACTCCGATGCCGGACTGCTGTACTACCGCAAGGATCTGCTGGAGAAGGCGGGCGTCCAGCCGCCGAAGACGTGGGATGAGCTGACCTCCGCGTGCCAGAAGGTCAAAGCGCTGCCGGAAGGCGCGAACATCGGTTGCTACGGCGGGCAGTTCGACAAGTACGAAGGCCTGACGGTCAACTTCGACGAGGCGGTCAACTCGGCGGGCGGATCGATCGTCGACGAATCCGGCAAGCCCACTGTGGACACACCACAGGCCAAGGCCGGGCTGGACAAGCTCGTCAACGGGTTCGCAGGCGGCCAGATCCCGCAGAAGGCCATCACCTTCAAGGAGGAGGACGGCCGCCGCGCGTTCCAGGCCGGTGAGCTGCTGTTCATGCGCCAATGGCCCTACCAGTGGGCGCTGGCCAGCAAGACCGACGGTTCGTCGCAGGTCGCGGGCAAGTTCGACGTGGCTCCCCTGCCCGGCGACGGGTCCGGCCCCGGCGTGTCCAGCCTCGGCGGGCACAACTTCGCGATCTCCGCGTTCGCCAAGAACAAGGCGACCGCGCTCGACTTCATCAAGTTCTTCACCTCCGAAGCGGCCGAACGCTCGAACCTGCTGGCCACCTCGCAGGCACCGACCCGCGCCAACCTCTACGACGACGCCGATCTCAACAAGCAGTTCCCGTACCTCAAGACGCTCAAGGAGTCGATCCTCAGCGCCAAGCCGCGCCCGAAGGCCGTCCGCTACGGCGACGTCACCAGCGCGATCCAGGAAGCCGCCTACGCGGCGCTGACCAAGACCAAGGACAGCGGCACGGCGCTGAAGGAACTGCAAGCCAAGCTGCAGGACCTGCTGAAGTGA
- a CDS encoding carbohydrate ABC transporter permease codes for MTTLARRGDAAGEAGRLAALLLSPTFVVLGLVVGYPLVAALRESLYQSGQSVDADGFVVQGDQFAGLDNYTGMFSGPAATRFWNAFGNTTFFTVTTVAAEVVIGVAMALVMHQALRWRGLVRASILVPWAIPTAVSAILWQWIFQADGVANALIGNQILWTTEGWQAKFAVMIADVWKTAPFIGLLVLAGLQVIPRDVYEAARVDGASPARQFWSITLPLVRPVLVVAVLFRVLDSLRMFDLPFVLIGNRKESVETLTMLAWDEASNLRFGPAAAYATILFVYIAVVAFVFVKLLGADVIGEVRDRGRQARERGPEPLAKPEVVPA; via the coding sequence GTGACCACGCTCGCTCGGCGCGGAGATGCGGCGGGCGAGGCCGGACGGCTCGCCGCGCTCCTGCTGTCCCCCACTTTCGTCGTGCTCGGCCTGGTCGTCGGCTATCCGCTGGTCGCCGCGTTGCGGGAATCGCTGTACCAGAGCGGGCAGAGCGTCGACGCGGACGGATTCGTGGTCCAGGGCGACCAGTTCGCCGGACTGGACAACTACACCGGGATGTTCAGCGGGCCGGCGGCCACCCGGTTCTGGAACGCGTTCGGCAACACCACGTTCTTCACCGTGACGACAGTGGCCGCCGAGGTCGTCATCGGCGTGGCGATGGCGCTCGTGATGCACCAGGCGCTGCGCTGGCGTGGCCTGGTCCGGGCGAGCATCCTGGTGCCGTGGGCGATCCCCACGGCCGTGTCGGCGATCCTCTGGCAGTGGATCTTCCAGGCCGACGGCGTGGCGAACGCGTTGATCGGCAACCAGATCCTGTGGACGACCGAGGGCTGGCAGGCGAAGTTCGCGGTGATGATCGCGGACGTGTGGAAGACCGCGCCGTTCATCGGGCTGCTCGTGCTCGCCGGGCTGCAGGTGATCCCGCGTGACGTCTACGAGGCCGCCCGGGTGGACGGTGCCAGCCCGGCGCGGCAGTTCTGGTCGATCACGCTCCCCCTCGTCCGGCCGGTGCTCGTGGTCGCCGTGCTGTTCCGGGTGCTGGACTCGCTGCGGATGTTCGACCTGCCGTTCGTGTTGATCGGCAACCGCAAGGAATCCGTGGAGACGCTGACGATGCTGGCGTGGGACGAGGCCAGCAACCTCAGGTTCGGGCCTGCCGCGGCCTACGCCACGATCCTGTTCGTGTACATCGCCGTGGTGGCGTTCGTGTTCGTGAAACTGCTGGGCGCGGACGTGATCGGCGAGGTGCGTGACCGCGGCAGGCAGGCGCGGGAGCGCGGGCCCGAGCCGCTGGCCAAGCCCGAGGTGGTGCCCGCATGA
- a CDS encoding carbohydrate ABC transporter permease, with amino-acid sequence MNTRVVLRYAGLAAILVYCLAPFYWMLASAFRRPSDQFSLSPIPNPVSATNFTAVFGTDVGFGRALLNSLVVAGIATVLTLLVGVSAAYALARLRFRFKNAVAALIIATSMFPGISLVVPLLKLFTDINWINTYQAMIVPSMSFALPLAVWNLNAFFRQMPGELEEAAMIDGCTRLQAFRRIILPLAAPGVFTTAIITFITAWNEFIIALSMVNDKSMQTATVAISRFTGAYGFDQPFGTQMAAGVVVTVPLVILVLVFQRRIIAGLTAGGVK; translated from the coding sequence ATGAACACTCGTGTCGTGCTGCGCTACGCCGGACTGGCCGCGATCCTGGTGTACTGCCTCGCGCCGTTCTACTGGATGCTGGCGTCGGCGTTCCGCAGGCCGTCCGACCAGTTCTCGCTCTCCCCCATCCCGAACCCGGTGTCGGCGACCAACTTCACCGCCGTGTTCGGCACGGATGTCGGGTTCGGCCGCGCGTTGCTCAACAGCCTCGTGGTGGCCGGGATCGCCACGGTGCTGACGTTGCTGGTCGGTGTGTCGGCGGCGTACGCGTTGGCCCGGTTGCGGTTCCGGTTCAAGAACGCGGTCGCCGCGCTGATCATCGCGACGTCCATGTTCCCCGGCATCTCGCTGGTCGTGCCGTTGCTGAAGCTGTTCACCGACATCAACTGGATCAACACCTACCAGGCGATGATCGTGCCGAGCATGTCGTTCGCGCTGCCGCTCGCGGTGTGGAACCTCAACGCGTTCTTCCGGCAGATGCCGGGTGAGCTCGAGGAGGCCGCGATGATCGACGGGTGCACGCGGCTGCAGGCGTTCCGCCGGATCATCCTGCCGCTCGCGGCGCCCGGCGTGTTCACCACGGCGATCATCACGTTCATCACCGCGTGGAACGAGTTCATCATCGCGCTGTCGATGGTGAACGACAAATCCATGCAGACCGCGACCGTGGCGATCTCGCGGTTCACCGGCGCGTACGGGTTCGACCAGCCCTTCGGCACCCAGATGGCGGCCGGGGTGGTCGTCACCGTCCCGCTGGTGATCCTGGTCCTGGTGTTCCAGCGGCGGATCATCGCGGGCCTCACCGCGGGAGGCGTGAAATGA
- a CDS encoding nuclear transport factor 2 family protein yields MDAAVQAAIDAANNNDPAAFLACFTEDGVVDDWGREFRGPELIGQWSDNEFIGKQVSLDVTEVDTRDGETMVTAQVGGNGFNGPSHFSFTVDGDKVSRMTIRA; encoded by the coding sequence ATGGATGCAGCTGTGCAGGCGGCCATTGACGCCGCGAACAACAACGACCCCGCCGCGTTCCTGGCGTGCTTCACCGAGGACGGTGTGGTCGACGACTGGGGCCGCGAGTTCCGCGGCCCGGAACTCATCGGTCAGTGGAGCGACAACGAGTTCATCGGCAAGCAGGTCAGCCTCGACGTGACCGAAGTGGACACCCGGGACGGCGAGACCATGGTGACCGCGCAGGTCGGCGGGAACGGCTTCAACGGGCCGAGCCACTTCTCGTTCACCGTCGACGGCGACAAGGTCTCCCGGATGACCATCCGGGCCTGA
- a CDS encoding PGPGW domain-containing protein translates to MAAVKRVTLTVVGGVLLLVGVALLVLPGPGLLLVLAGLLVLASEFPTLEKYVDPVRDRAMKAAEDSVKSPLRIAWSVLAGLALIAAGIVWGTVDGLPLAGWSTGSSLILSGIVLFALLIWSYRRVHGKGPG, encoded by the coding sequence GTGGCAGCGGTGAAACGGGTGACGCTGACGGTCGTCGGCGGTGTGCTCCTGCTTGTCGGCGTGGCTCTGCTGGTGCTGCCGGGGCCGGGGCTGCTGCTCGTCCTCGCCGGCCTGCTGGTGCTGGCCTCGGAGTTCCCCACATTGGAGAAATACGTCGACCCGGTCCGTGACCGGGCGATGAAGGCCGCCGAGGACAGCGTGAAGTCGCCGCTGCGGATCGCGTGGTCCGTGCTCGCCGGGCTGGCGTTGATCGCCGCGGGCATCGTCTGGGGCACGGTCGACGGCCTGCCGCTCGCGGGCTGGAGCACCGGGTCGAGCCTGATCCTGTCCGGGATCGTGCTGTTCGCGCTGCTCATCTGGAGCTACCGCCGCGTGCACGGCAAAGGCCCCGGCTGA
- a CDS encoding YchJ family protein, producing the protein MAAFCPCDSGKSYAECCGVFHRGDATAGTAEALMRSRYSAYALGDKDYLLRTWHSTTRPKRLEFDPDLRWTGLRILSTTGGSPFHKAGTVEFDASYEQNGHVEVMHENSSFTREDGHWVYVRAT; encoded by the coding sequence GTGGCCGCATTCTGTCCTTGCGATTCAGGCAAGTCGTACGCCGAGTGCTGTGGTGTCTTCCATCGGGGCGACGCGACGGCCGGCACGGCGGAAGCGTTGATGAGGTCGCGGTACAGCGCGTACGCCCTCGGCGACAAGGACTACCTGCTCAGGACGTGGCATTCGACGACGCGCCCCAAGCGGCTCGAGTTCGACCCTGACCTGCGCTGGACGGGCCTGCGGATCCTGAGCACCACCGGCGGCAGCCCGTTCCACAAGGCCGGCACGGTGGAGTTCGACGCGAGCTACGAGCAGAACGGGCACGTGGAGGTCATGCACGAGAACAGCAGCTTCACCCGCGAAGACGGCCATTGGGTGTACGTGCGAGCCACGTGA
- a CDS encoding E3 ubiquitin ligase family protein — translation MTIPGVVFVLASFAGFWWMRHTKSELHAMIGTETLPIPELEDLRRVSDELGARGGFRKTAEVVGAAHPRPEGPLISELSKTECVWYSYRVDRHYEHVEYRDGKRRTSKRTEKVAEHTTGDGYAVIDPDGNTIGVDPGGTKPDGTEQTVNRFEPHRGDGGGITIFGINVGGGGGGSTIGFEYREWLIRTGRPLYILGEVHDKIGPLVIAKPEKGGHFIISTRTEAELRESRTKRHQWLAIGVIAAFALGAALTIWGIVR, via the coding sequence ATGACGATTCCGGGGGTCGTGTTCGTGCTGGCCTCGTTCGCGGGGTTCTGGTGGATGCGGCACACGAAGAGTGAGCTGCACGCCATGATCGGCACGGAGACACTGCCCATCCCGGAGCTGGAGGACCTGCGCCGGGTGTCCGACGAACTGGGGGCCCGCGGCGGCTTCCGCAAGACGGCCGAGGTGGTCGGTGCGGCGCATCCGCGCCCGGAAGGCCCGCTGATCTCGGAGCTCAGCAAAACCGAGTGCGTCTGGTACAGCTACCGCGTCGACCGGCACTACGAGCACGTCGAATACCGCGACGGGAAACGCCGCACGTCGAAGCGCACGGAGAAGGTCGCCGAACACACCACCGGGGACGGATACGCGGTGATCGACCCGGACGGCAACACGATCGGCGTCGACCCGGGCGGCACCAAGCCGGACGGCACGGAGCAGACGGTGAACAGGTTCGAGCCGCACCGGGGTGACGGCGGTGGCATCACGATCTTCGGCATCAACGTCGGCGGTGGCGGTGGCGGGTCGACCATCGGCTTCGAGTACAGGGAGTGGCTGATCCGGACGGGTCGCCCGCTCTACATCCTCGGCGAGGTGCACGACAAGATCGGTCCGCTGGTGATCGCCAAGCCGGAGAAAGGTGGCCACTTCATCATCTCGACGAGGACGGAGGCGGAGCTGCGCGAAAGCCGCACGAAGCGCCACCAGTGGCTGGCGATCGGGGTGATAGCCGCGTTCGCGCTGGGTGCGGCGCTGACGATCTGGGGGATCGTGCGCTGA
- a CDS encoding PH domain-containing protein, with the protein MIDFQKNTVFKLSPAKVDNLAPEVAPILIQGEQVLLAFKAVRDYVVFTTKRLIAVNVQGVTGKKKDYTSLPYSKIQAFSIETAGTFDLDAELDLWFSGLGSVRLEFRGGANIRQIGQLIAAHAL; encoded by the coding sequence GTGATCGACTTCCAGAAGAACACGGTCTTCAAGCTCTCCCCGGCGAAGGTGGACAACCTGGCCCCGGAAGTAGCCCCCATCCTCATCCAAGGCGAGCAAGTCCTCCTGGCCTTCAAGGCGGTGCGCGACTACGTGGTCTTCACGACCAAGCGCCTGATAGCGGTGAACGTCCAAGGGGTGACGGGCAAGAAGAAGGACTACACCTCCCTGCCCTACAGCAAGATCCAGGCCTTCTCGATCGAGACGGCGGGCACGTTCGACCTCGACGCCGAACTCGACCTGTGGTTCAGCGGTCTGGGCAGCGTCCGTCTCGAGTTCCGCGGCGGCGCGAACATCCGCCAGATCGGCCAGCTGATCGCGGCGCACGCCCTCTGA
- a CDS encoding LLM class flavin-dependent oxidoreductase, translating into MELGIYSFGDRHPDPITGEQVSVADALAQTIERIRLADELGLSFYGLGEHHLDQYAISNPGTVLAAAASVTENITLSSAVTVLSTEDPVRVYQQFTTLDQLSRGRAELLAGRGSFTESFPLFGARLEDYDDLFDEKLALLLHLDRQDPITWSGKFREPLDGVRVLPRPYRDRLRISIGTGGNPESSIRTGLLGLPVVYAVIGGQPERFKPLVDLYRKAGESGGHAPGDLHVTMGGIGLIAKNSQDAKEAFFPYWMETMRYGSKARGWPLPTRAHYDEYAKDANSLFVGSPQEVAERMISVGKLVGADRYAMQMDWSGVPHPVVMNAIELLGTEVLPQVRAELG; encoded by the coding sequence ATGGAGCTTGGCATCTACAGTTTCGGCGACCGGCACCCCGACCCGATCACGGGCGAGCAGGTGTCCGTCGCCGACGCTCTGGCGCAGACCATCGAGCGGATCCGGTTGGCCGACGAGCTCGGTCTGTCCTTCTACGGTCTCGGTGAGCACCATCTCGACCAGTACGCCATCTCCAACCCGGGGACTGTGCTGGCCGCGGCGGCGAGCGTGACCGAGAACATCACCTTGTCCAGCGCGGTGACCGTGCTCAGCACGGAGGATCCTGTCCGGGTCTACCAGCAGTTCACCACGCTCGACCAGCTCAGCCGCGGCCGTGCCGAGCTGCTCGCCGGTCGCGGCTCGTTCACCGAGTCCTTCCCGCTTTTCGGTGCGCGGCTTGAGGACTACGACGACTTGTTCGACGAGAAGCTCGCGTTGCTGCTGCACCTCGACCGGCAGGACCCGATCACGTGGTCGGGCAAGTTCCGCGAGCCGCTGGACGGCGTCCGGGTGCTGCCACGTCCGTACCGGGACAGGTTGCGGATCTCGATCGGCACGGGCGGCAACCCGGAGTCGTCCATCCGCACCGGGTTGCTGGGCCTGCCCGTGGTCTACGCGGTCATCGGCGGGCAGCCGGAGCGGTTCAAGCCGTTGGTCGACCTGTACCGCAAGGCAGGCGAGTCCGGCGGCCACGCGCCCGGCGACCTGCACGTCACCATGGGCGGGATCGGGTTGATCGCGAAGAACTCGCAGGACGCCAAGGAGGCGTTCTTCCCGTACTGGATGGAGACCATGCGGTACGGCTCCAAGGCGCGTGGCTGGCCGCTGCCGACCCGCGCCCACTACGACGAGTACGCCAAGGACGCCAACTCGTTGTTCGTCGGCAGCCCGCAGGAGGTCGCCGAGCGGATGATCAGCGTCGGCAAACTGGTCGGCGCGGACCGCTACGCCATGCAGATGGACTGGTCCGGAGTGCCGCACCCGGTTGTGATGAACGCCATCGAACTGCTCGGCACGGAGGTGCTCCCCCAGGTCCGCGCCGAGCTCGGCTGA
- a CDS encoding sugar efflux transporter — translation MTTAASATHTSLSIRSLLPLAAICVPIGVSNALTWPFLALFLSDEVHASSAALGAFMLVSPLAGLVASSWLGRLSDTRAMRRNLLVGGAVSGALGAAAFAVVRNYWALLAVSVTLVAISSCLLAQMFAYTRQSLERTNPAKASFGVSIMRTLLSLAWVGGPPLAALLLDKTGFEGLFFGASALFLVVALMSARMPELGLQPQATQDESGGTVRRQIVFAAIGLVLLQGGSALGVNAMPLFVTDVLHGTTGDAGLVLGLCAALEIPIILWFGHLATRFDQHRIVLLGGSVALAYHTVMLMTGAVWHVAAGQLLSAIAIAAVMGVGLTYFQALAPDRPGFATTLYSNTLTVGIMLAGPLLGLAQELGYRTAYLMSLVLVVLGLLSLFLGRPRRAAATSV, via the coding sequence GTGACTACTGCCGCGAGCGCGACGCACACTTCGCTGAGTATCCGGTCGTTGCTCCCACTCGCGGCGATCTGTGTGCCGATCGGTGTGTCGAACGCGCTCACCTGGCCGTTCCTCGCGTTGTTCCTGAGCGACGAGGTGCACGCGAGTTCGGCGGCGCTCGGGGCGTTCATGTTGGTGTCGCCGTTGGCCGGGCTCGTCGCAAGCTCCTGGCTCGGCCGGTTGTCCGACACCCGGGCCATGCGCCGCAACCTCCTGGTCGGCGGTGCTGTTTCGGGCGCGCTGGGCGCCGCTGCCTTCGCTGTGGTCCGCAACTACTGGGCGTTGCTCGCCGTCTCGGTCACGCTGGTCGCGATCTCCTCGTGCCTGCTCGCGCAGATGTTCGCGTACACGCGTCAGTCGCTGGAACGAACCAACCCCGCCAAAGCGTCTTTCGGGGTCAGCATCATGCGGACGCTGCTGTCGCTGGCGTGGGTCGGCGGGCCGCCGTTGGCGGCGTTGCTGCTCGACAAGACCGGGTTCGAGGGGCTGTTCTTCGGTGCCTCCGCGCTGTTCCTCGTCGTCGCACTCATGTCCGCCCGGATGCCGGAACTGGGCCTGCAGCCGCAGGCCACACAGGACGAGTCCGGTGGCACCGTCCGCCGCCAGATCGTGTTCGCGGCGATCGGTCTCGTTCTGCTGCAAGGCGGTTCGGCGCTGGGCGTGAACGCGATGCCGCTGTTCGTCACCGACGTCCTGCACGGCACCACGGGCGACGCCGGTCTCGTCCTCGGGCTGTGCGCCGCGCTGGAGATCCCGATCATCCTCTGGTTCGGGCACCTGGCGACGCGGTTCGACCAGCACCGGATCGTGCTGCTCGGCGGCAGCGTCGCGCTGGCGTACCACACGGTCATGCTGATGACCGGCGCCGTCTGGCACGTCGCGGCCGGACAGCTGCTCAGCGCGATCGCGATCGCGGCCGTGATGGGTGTCGGCCTGACGTACTTCCAGGCGCTGGCGCCCGACCGGCCCGGTTTCGCCACGACCCTGTACTCCAACACCCTCACAGTCGGCATCATGCTCGCCGGGCCGCTGCTGGGGCTCGCGCAGGAACTGGGATACCGCACGGCGTACCTGATGAGCCTCGTGCTCGTCGTGCTGGGCCTGCTGTCGCTGTTCCTCGGCAGGCCGCGCCGGGCCGCCGCTACTTCAGTTTGA